A part of Brachybacterium faecium DSM 4810 genomic DNA contains:
- a CDS encoding ABC-type dipeptide/oligopeptide/nickel transport system, permease component (PFAM: Binding-protein-dependent transport system inner membrane component) has product MTLSNPEPVGEGDPGATGLAAEASQVAERRRAPWYLRLPILSHLRSSVGLQRGMLVTGLVLVGLLLLTALLAPLLAPHGFADTGSDGVRFGTQQPPSAAHPLGTTVTGFDVLSRVIWGTRTAVAVMACAVAASLFIGVAIGLVSGYVGGWLDRVLVMVADAIYAFPSLLLAIVMSIVISGGQSDAWGGILAAALSITVVFIPQYFRVTRAEVVRLKAEPFVEAAKVVGTGHRRIMGTHLLRNATRTLPLIFTLNASESILTLAALGFLGFGIEPTSASEWGYDLNRAMADATSGIWWTGMFPGLAIALAVLGVTLVGESVNDLNDPRLRTRRSRRRARKEAAS; this is encoded by the coding sequence GTGACCCTCTCGAACCCCGAACCCGTCGGCGAGGGCGATCCCGGCGCGACCGGCCTGGCCGCCGAGGCCAGCCAGGTGGCCGAGCGCCGCCGCGCGCCCTGGTACCTGCGCCTGCCGATCCTCAGCCACCTGCGCAGCAGCGTCGGCCTGCAGCGGGGCATGCTCGTCACCGGCCTGGTGCTGGTCGGCCTCCTGCTGCTCACCGCCCTGCTGGCGCCGCTGCTGGCGCCCCACGGCTTCGCCGACACCGGGTCCGACGGGGTGCGCTTCGGCACCCAGCAGCCGCCGTCGGCCGCCCACCCCCTGGGCACCACCGTCACCGGCTTCGACGTGCTCTCGCGCGTGATCTGGGGGACCCGCACCGCGGTCGCCGTGATGGCCTGCGCCGTCGCCGCCTCGCTGTTCATCGGCGTGGCGATCGGGCTGGTGTCCGGCTACGTCGGCGGGTGGCTGGACCGGGTGCTGGTGATGGTGGCCGATGCGATCTACGCCTTCCCCTCCCTGCTGCTCGCGATCGTGATGTCGATCGTGATCTCCGGCGGGCAGTCCGACGCCTGGGGCGGCATCCTCGCCGCCGCCCTGTCCATCACGGTGGTGTTCATCCCGCAGTACTTCCGGGTCACCCGCGCCGAGGTGGTGCGGCTGAAGGCCGAGCCGTTCGTCGAGGCGGCGAAGGTGGTGGGCACCGGGCACCGCCGCATCATGGGCACCCACCTGCTGCGCAACGCCACCCGCACCCTGCCGCTGATCTTCACCCTCAACGCCTCCGAGTCCATCCTCACCCTGGCCGCGCTCGGCTTCCTCGGCTTCGGCATCGAACCCACCAGCGCCTCCGAGTGGGGGTACGACCTCAACCGGGCGATGGCCGACGCGACCAGCGGGATCTGGTGGACGGGCATGTTCCCGGGCCTCGCGATCGCGCTCGCCGTGCTCGGGGTGACCCTCGTGGGCGAATCCGTCAACGATCTCAACGACCCCCGCCTGCGCACCCGGCGCAGCCGGCGTCGCGCCCGGAAGGAGGCGGCCTCATGA
- a CDS encoding ATPase component of various ABC-type transport systems with duplicated ATPase domain (PFAM: Oligopeptide/dipeptide transporter, C-terminal region; ABC transporter~TIGRFAM: phosphonate C-P lyase system protein PhnK), producing MTAAHTGTQGGPRLALRELDVHFATDAGDVHAVDGVSLEVAPGEILAIVGESGSGKSVTARSVLGLLPETAEASGAVLVSGTDLVGLSAARLRALRGEDVSMIFQEPSSALNPVFPIWWQLGEGLRAHRPKITRKEIRAEAVRALDSVGIPDAAERIDRYPHEFSGGQKQRIMIAMALALGAELIVADEPTTALDVTVQAEILDLLREIRRRHGTSIIVITHNMGVVADLADSVAVMHHGKIIERAGVQELFAAPREAYTKKLLAAVPHLGRDSAWTALDPAQRAALEEAAPVVVAKDLVIEYPGRLGRAPFRAVNGVDFEIRAGEVFGLVGESGSGKTTIGRAIAGLERTTGGSLSVLGHEMNGMREKAFKPLRRRIGFVFQDPATSFNPHLTIEQCIAEPLIVHEEHLSPAERGARVRALLEAVELPGTYAGRYPHELSGGQRQRISLARALVLEPELLIADEPTSALDVSVQATVLDLFRELQQRLGFAALFISHDLAVVDSLAHRIGVLFRGDLVEDGHGPDVLQRPRHQYTRKLIASLPVPDPVEQAARREAFAREWGGDAQG from the coding sequence ATGACCGCTGCACACACCGGCACACAGGGCGGCCCGCGCCTCGCCCTCCGCGAGCTCGACGTCCACTTCGCCACCGATGCCGGGGACGTCCACGCCGTGGACGGGGTGAGCCTCGAGGTCGCGCCCGGCGAGATCCTCGCGATCGTCGGCGAATCCGGCTCCGGCAAGTCCGTGACCGCCCGGTCCGTGCTGGGCCTGCTGCCGGAGACGGCGGAGGCCTCGGGGGCCGTGCTCGTCTCCGGCACCGACCTGGTGGGACTGTCCGCGGCCCGGCTGCGCGCCCTGCGCGGCGAGGACGTCTCGATGATCTTCCAGGAGCCCTCCAGCGCCCTGAACCCCGTCTTCCCCATCTGGTGGCAGCTCGGGGAAGGGCTGCGCGCGCACCGCCCGAAGATCACCCGCAAGGAGATCCGCGCCGAGGCGGTGCGGGCGCTCGACTCGGTGGGCATCCCCGACGCCGCCGAACGGATCGACCGCTACCCGCACGAGTTCTCCGGCGGGCAGAAGCAGCGCATCATGATCGCGATGGCGCTCGCGCTGGGGGCCGAGCTGATCGTCGCCGATGAGCCCACCACCGCGCTGGACGTCACCGTGCAGGCCGAGATCCTCGACCTGCTGCGCGAGATCCGGCGACGCCACGGCACCTCGATCATCGTCATCACCCACAACATGGGCGTGGTCGCGGACCTCGCCGACTCCGTCGCCGTCATGCACCACGGGAAGATCATCGAACGCGCCGGCGTGCAGGAGCTGTTCGCCGCACCCCGCGAGGCGTACACGAAGAAGCTGCTCGCGGCGGTGCCGCACCTGGGCCGCGACTCCGCCTGGACCGCCCTCGATCCCGCACAGCGGGCCGCCCTCGAGGAGGCCGCACCCGTGGTGGTGGCGAAGGACCTGGTCATCGAATACCCGGGACGGCTCGGCCGGGCCCCGTTCCGGGCCGTCAACGGCGTGGACTTCGAGATCCGCGCCGGCGAGGTGTTCGGGCTGGTGGGGGAGTCGGGCTCGGGCAAGACCACCATCGGGCGCGCGATCGCCGGGCTCGAACGCACCACCGGTGGGAGCCTGAGCGTGCTGGGCCACGAGATGAACGGGATGCGGGAGAAGGCGTTCAAGCCCCTGCGCCGACGGATCGGCTTCGTGTTCCAGGACCCGGCGACCTCCTTCAACCCGCACCTGACGATCGAACAGTGCATCGCCGAGCCGCTGATCGTGCACGAGGAGCATCTCAGCCCCGCCGAGCGCGGCGCACGGGTGCGCGCCCTGCTGGAGGCGGTCGAGCTGCCGGGCACCTATGCCGGCCGCTACCCGCACGAGCTCTCCGGCGGGCAGCGCCAGCGCATCTCCCTGGCCCGCGCCCTGGTGCTCGAACCGGAGCTGCTGATCGCCGACGAACCCACCAGCGCCCTGGACGTGTCGGTGCAGGCGACGGTGCTCGACCTGTTCCGGGAGCTGCAGCAGCGGCTCGGCTTCGCGGCCCTGTTCATCAGCCACGACCTGGCGGTGGTGGACTCCCTCGCCCACCGCATCGGCGTGCTCTTCCGCGGGGACCTCGTCGAGGACGGCCACGGCCCCGATGTGCTGCAGCGGCCCCGCCACCAGTACACCCGCAAGCTCATCGCCTCGCTGCCGGTGCCGGATCCGGTCGAGCAGGCCGCGCGGAGGGAGGCGTTCGCCCGGGAGTGGGGCGGTGATGCGCAGGGCTGA
- a CDS encoding ATP-dependent DNA helicase RecQ (PFAM: HRDC domain; Helicase conserved C-terminal domain; DEAD/DEAH box helicase; RQC domain~TIGRFAM: ATP-dependent DNA helicase, RecQ family; ATP-dependent DNA helicase RecQ), whose protein sequence is MSIPPAADQISARREGDAGQADRALEILSSVFGYDSFRGDQRAIIEQVAAGGDAVVLMPTGGGKSLCYQIPALLREGTGIVVSPLIALMADQVAALEGVGIRAAYLNSTLELDEARAVEQQLLAGELDLLYMAPERLVLPRTQDLLRRAHLALFAIDEAHCVSQWGHDFRPDYLGLSVLAEAFPTVPRIALTATATEATHRELTERLQMQEAEHFVSSFDRPNIQYRIEPKASPREQLLRLITTEHEGESGIVYCLSRKSVEQTAEALVARGIPALPYHAGLDAAVRQDHQERFLRAEGLIIVATIAFGMGIDKPDVRFVAHLDLPKSIEGYYQETGRAGRDGQPSTAWMAYGLGDVVSQRKFIDTGEGSEQFKRNARSHLDAMLALCETVSCRRVQLLRYFGQDTEFTSCGNCDTCLSPPQTWDATVAAQKLLSALIRLDRERGQKFGSGQVIEVLLGRENTRSTQSRHHELSVWGIGEELSEKEWRTAIRQLLARGIVEAEGDYGVLIPGPQAGPVLRGESTVELAVDRAPQRSSRSGGRRAAGASRAAESLEPAQRERFEALRAWRTAVAKEKQIPPYMVFSDATLVGIVEARPASVAQLGAVSGVGAKKLAEYGEAVLEALPDAPTG, encoded by the coding sequence ATGAGCATCCCGCCTGCCGCCGATCAGATCTCCGCACGTCGCGAGGGTGACGCCGGGCAGGCGGACCGGGCGCTCGAGATCCTCTCCAGCGTCTTCGGCTATGACTCCTTCCGCGGCGATCAGCGCGCGATCATCGAGCAGGTCGCCGCCGGCGGCGACGCCGTGGTGCTGATGCCCACCGGCGGCGGCAAGTCGCTGTGCTACCAGATCCCCGCGCTGCTGCGCGAGGGCACCGGGATCGTGGTCTCGCCGCTGATCGCGCTGATGGCGGACCAGGTCGCGGCGCTCGAGGGCGTGGGGATCCGCGCCGCCTACCTCAACTCCACGCTCGAGCTCGACGAGGCCCGCGCCGTCGAGCAGCAGCTGCTGGCCGGCGAGCTCGACCTGCTGTACATGGCACCCGAGCGGCTGGTGCTCCCCCGCACCCAGGATCTGCTGCGCCGCGCCCACCTGGCGCTGTTCGCGATCGACGAGGCGCACTGCGTCTCCCAGTGGGGGCACGACTTCCGCCCCGACTACCTCGGGCTGTCCGTCCTGGCCGAGGCGTTCCCGACGGTGCCGCGGATCGCGCTGACGGCCACCGCGACCGAGGCCACCCATCGCGAGCTCACCGAGCGGCTGCAGATGCAGGAGGCGGAGCATTTCGTCTCCAGCTTCGACCGGCCCAACATCCAGTACCGGATCGAGCCCAAGGCCTCGCCGCGCGAGCAGCTGCTGCGGCTGATCACCACCGAGCACGAGGGCGAGTCCGGGATCGTGTACTGCCTCTCGCGCAAGAGCGTCGAGCAGACGGCGGAGGCGCTCGTGGCCCGCGGCATCCCCGCCCTGCCCTATCACGCGGGTCTCGACGCGGCCGTGCGGCAGGATCACCAGGAGCGGTTCCTGCGCGCCGAGGGCCTGATCATCGTGGCGACCATCGCTTTCGGGATGGGGATCGACAAGCCGGACGTCCGCTTCGTCGCGCATCTCGACCTGCCCAAGTCCATCGAGGGCTATTACCAGGAGACCGGCCGTGCGGGCCGTGACGGGCAGCCCTCGACCGCCTGGATGGCCTACGGCCTCGGCGATGTGGTGAGCCAGCGGAAGTTCATCGACACCGGCGAGGGCTCCGAGCAGTTCAAGCGCAATGCCCGCTCCCATCTCGACGCGATGCTCGCCCTGTGCGAGACGGTCTCCTGCCGCCGGGTGCAGCTGCTGCGCTACTTCGGCCAGGACACGGAGTTCACCTCCTGCGGCAACTGCGACACCTGCCTGTCCCCGCCGCAGACCTGGGATGCGACCGTCGCGGCGCAGAAGCTCCTCTCGGCGCTGATCCGTCTGGACCGCGAGCGGGGCCAGAAGTTCGGCTCCGGCCAGGTGATCGAGGTGCTGCTGGGCCGGGAGAACACCCGCTCCACCCAGTCGCGTCATCATGAGCTGAGCGTGTGGGGCATCGGCGAGGAGCTCTCCGAGAAGGAGTGGCGCACCGCGATCCGGCAGCTGCTGGCCCGCGGCATCGTGGAGGCCGAGGGCGATTACGGCGTGCTGATCCCCGGGCCGCAGGCCGGGCCGGTGCTGCGTGGGGAGAGCACCGTCGAGCTGGCCGTGGACCGCGCCCCGCAGCGTTCCTCCCGCTCGGGCGGCCGACGGGCCGCGGGCGCCTCCCGCGCCGCGGAGAGCCTCGAGCCCGCCCAGCGGGAGCGTTTCGAGGCCCTGCGCGCCTGGCGCACCGCCGTCGCGAAGGAGAAGCAGATCCCGCCGTACATGGTGTTCTCGGACGCCACGCTGGTGGGGATCGTCGAGGCCCGCCCGGCAAGCGTCGCGCAGCTCGGCGCGGTCAGCGGCGTCGGTGCGAAGAAGCTCGCCGAATACGGCGAGGCCGTGCTCGAAGCGTTACCGGATGCGCCGACCGGGTGA
- a CDS encoding drug resistance transporter, EmrB/QacA subfamily (PFAM: Major Facilitator Superfamily~TIGRFAM: Multidrug resistance protein; drug resistance transporter, EmrB/QacA subfamily), giving the protein MPSPDHTASPAASADRDPRLDRPWPALWSIVLGFFMILVDTTIVTVAIPRMQQDLDTDLTSLLWVTSAYLLAYAVPLLITGRLGDRYGLKAVYMVGLVVFTASSLWCALAGDVGMLIVARVVQGLGAGVMTPQTMSMITRMFSPQQRGRAMALWGATAGVASLVGPLLGGVLVDGPGWEWIFLVNVPVGILTLLLVQRNVPRFSRRAHSFDWLGVVLSAIGLFLLVFGIQEGNTYDWGRITDSLRIGPLETGMPVSVPGLIIAGVVALVVFVVWQARNRREPLVPLSLFRDRNFSVASLAIAMMGATVLTLAIPATLFFQQVLGMTPTQAALMTAPMAVVSLVLAPPVGRWMTLHDPRWMALGGFASLAGGLLWLSRLMTPETPFVLLLLPFLLVGLGNAFVWGPLSLTATRNLPPSLAGAGSGVYNETRQIGSVLGSAAIATLVSDRLAARIGEATGGAGGTAPAGAEGGTGTLPEALHAPYAAAMSDAMLLPVGLAAVGVLAALLIGKPVDTGVWARDE; this is encoded by the coding sequence ATGCCCTCCCCCGATCACACAGCCTCCCCGGCGGCCTCCGCCGACCGTGATCCGCGCCTGGACCGTCCCTGGCCGGCCCTGTGGTCGATCGTGCTGGGCTTCTTCATGATCCTCGTGGACACCACGATCGTCACGGTCGCGATCCCGCGCATGCAGCAGGACCTCGACACCGACCTGACGAGTCTGCTGTGGGTCACCAGCGCGTACCTGCTCGCCTACGCCGTGCCGCTGCTGATCACCGGGCGGCTCGGGGACCGCTACGGGCTCAAGGCCGTGTACATGGTGGGGTTGGTGGTGTTCACCGCCTCGAGCCTGTGGTGCGCGCTGGCCGGTGACGTCGGGATGCTGATCGTGGCTCGGGTGGTGCAGGGGCTCGGGGCCGGTGTGATGACCCCGCAGACGATGTCGATGATCACCCGGATGTTCTCCCCGCAGCAGCGGGGGCGGGCGATGGCGCTGTGGGGTGCGACGGCGGGCGTGGCCAGCCTCGTGGGACCGCTGCTCGGCGGGGTGCTCGTGGACGGTCCCGGCTGGGAGTGGATCTTCCTGGTCAACGTGCCCGTCGGGATCCTCACGCTGCTGCTCGTGCAGCGGAACGTGCCGCGATTCTCGCGCCGGGCCCACTCCTTCGACTGGCTCGGGGTCGTGCTCTCCGCGATCGGGCTGTTCCTGCTGGTGTTCGGGATCCAGGAGGGCAACACCTACGACTGGGGCAGGATCACCGACTCGCTGCGGATCGGCCCGCTCGAGACGGGCATGCCGGTCAGCGTGCCGGGTCTGATCATCGCGGGAGTGGTGGCGCTCGTGGTCTTCGTCGTCTGGCAGGCGCGGAACCGTCGCGAGCCCCTGGTGCCGCTGTCGCTCTTCCGCGATCGCAACTTCTCGGTCGCGAGCCTCGCGATCGCGATGATGGGCGCGACCGTGCTCACCCTCGCGATCCCCGCCACGCTGTTCTTCCAGCAGGTGCTCGGCATGACTCCCACGCAGGCGGCGCTCATGACCGCCCCGATGGCGGTGGTCTCGCTGGTCCTGGCCCCGCCCGTCGGCCGCTGGATGACGCTCCACGACCCGCGCTGGATGGCGCTGGGCGGCTTCGCCTCGCTGGCCGGCGGTCTGCTGTGGCTCTCCCGCCTCATGACGCCGGAGACCCCGTTCGTGCTGCTCCTGCTGCCGTTCCTGCTGGTCGGGCTCGGCAACGCCTTCGTCTGGGGGCCGCTGTCCCTCACCGCGACGCGCAATCTGCCGCCCTCCCTCGCCGGGGCGGGCTCCGGGGTGTACAACGAGACCCGCCAGATCGGGTCCGTGCTGGGGTCGGCGGCGATCGCGACCCTCGTGAGCGACCGCCTCGCGGCGCGGATCGGCGAGGCGACCGGCGGCGCCGGCGGCACGGCCCCGGCAGGAGCCGAGGGCGGCACGGGCACGCTGCCCGAGGCGCTTCATGCGCCGTACGCCGCGGCGATGAGCGATGCGATGCTCCTGCCCGTCGGCCTCGCCGCCGTCGGGGTGCTCGCCGCGCTGCTGATCGGCAAGCCCGTGGACACCGGGGTGTGGGCGCGGGACGAGTGA
- a CDS encoding predicted membrane protein (PFAM: TM2 domain), whose translation MPPGQFSPVPSQPPPKDFVAAWILALFLGVLGVDRFYRGFIGLGILKLVTCGGAGVWALVDLLLIILTGGRDSTGQRLAGYEKNKRIAWIVTPIVLLLGLIFSSINSATSSDIDAATEHEEIIATAPAEAASIEDEAASEEPADVDPAVQEDPADEAPAAEASEEPTEEPAEEPAEEPVADEAPAADVPAAQQAMSAAVAQGRADAKSAETDLQRGNVLNVRSDAMCESVPDGAVTDWIGTVKTVDANGEGKAIVTVAIDDDIEIGTWNNALSDIVDNTLVEQGTPLYDAALALAPGDTVRFSGTLKSGTDGNDTCYYTSNLTEAMSIDSPDYIITFSELKKIG comes from the coding sequence ATGCCTCCGGGGCAGTTCTCGCCCGTGCCATCACAGCCTCCGCCCAAGGATTTCGTCGCCGCGTGGATCCTCGCGCTGTTCCTCGGCGTCCTCGGCGTGGACCGCTTCTACCGAGGCTTCATCGGCCTGGGCATCCTCAAGCTCGTCACCTGCGGCGGCGCGGGAGTCTGGGCGCTGGTCGACCTGCTGCTCATCATCCTCACCGGCGGCCGTGACAGCACCGGTCAGCGCCTCGCCGGCTACGAGAAGAACAAGCGGATCGCCTGGATCGTCACGCCGATCGTCCTGCTCCTCGGGCTGATCTTCAGCAGCATCAACTCCGCCACGAGCAGTGACATCGACGCCGCGACCGAGCACGAGGAGATCATCGCCACGGCCCCTGCCGAGGCCGCATCCATCGAGGACGAGGCTGCGAGCGAGGAGCCCGCCGACGTCGACCCCGCGGTCCAGGAGGACCCCGCCGACGAGGCCCCGGCCGCCGAGGCGTCCGAGGAGCCTACCGAGGAACCGGCGGAGGAGCCGGCAGAGGAGCCGGTCGCCGATGAGGCCCCGGCCGCCGATGTCCCCGCCGCGCAGCAGGCGATGTCGGCCGCGGTCGCGCAGGGCCGTGCGGACGCGAAGTCTGCCGAGACCGATCTGCAGCGCGGCAACGTGCTCAACGTGCGCAGCGACGCGATGTGCGAGTCTGTCCCGGACGGTGCGGTGACGGACTGGATCGGAACCGTGAAGACGGTCGACGCGAACGGTGAGGGCAAGGCGATCGTGACCGTGGCGATCGACGATGACATCGAGATCGGCACCTGGAACAACGCCCTCTCGGACATCGTCGACAACACCCTCGTCGAGCAGGGGACCCCGCTGTACGACGCCGCCCTCGCGCTCGCCCCCGGCGACACGGTGCGCTTCTCCGGGACCTTGAAGTCGGGCACCGACGGCAACGACACGTGCTACTACACCTCGAACCTCACCGAGGCGATGTCGATCGATTCTCCGGACTACATCATCACCTTCTCGGAGCTGAAGAAGATCGGCTGA
- a CDS encoding Calcineurin-like phosphoesterase (PFAM: Calcineurin-like phosphoesterase~TIGRFAM: Tat (twin-arginine translocation) pathway signal sequence) produces the protein MTPARPTRTRRDLLRYSAAGAASLTGMGLAGAEATPLPARRPRPDNGIVRNQLRFHDDGTFTAVQFNDTQDSHRTDERTIALQEAVLDDVRPDFVVINGDVIDGSPTTALEAKQALNNVVRPMEDRGIPWALTFGNHDEDSSERTGLDEEAYLDFVRQYAHNVNTRQAEGITGSGNQVLTLASADGTREAFALWLLDSGRYAPEQIAGQDFEGYPDWDWLRPDQVGWYLSTSQELERRNGALVPGLVFQHIALWEHRFAWFASVDSRTDADHERAVTKHRIEGERNEEECPGPVNSGMFAAMLHRGDVKGLFVGHDHANSYVADYYGILLGYAPATGFAPYALDGEEQHRLRGARVFHLDENVEGVLAGTELRLAADYGIDLTPEPRPGEPADFPDGVR, from the coding sequence GTGACCCCTGCCCGCCCCACCCGCACCCGCCGGGACCTGCTGCGCTATTCCGCCGCTGGTGCGGCCTCCCTGACCGGCATGGGCCTCGCCGGCGCGGAGGCGACTCCGCTCCCCGCCCGGCGCCCGCGCCCCGATAATGGGATCGTGCGCAATCAGCTCCGCTTCCACGACGACGGCACCTTCACCGCCGTCCAGTTCAACGACACACAGGACTCCCACCGCACCGACGAGCGCACCATCGCGCTCCAGGAGGCCGTGCTCGACGACGTGCGCCCGGACTTCGTGGTCATCAACGGGGACGTCATCGACGGCTCCCCGACCACGGCGCTCGAGGCGAAGCAGGCGCTGAACAACGTGGTGCGGCCGATGGAGGATCGCGGCATCCCCTGGGCGCTGACCTTCGGGAACCATGACGAGGACTCCTCGGAGCGGACGGGGCTCGACGAGGAGGCCTACCTCGACTTCGTCCGCCAGTACGCGCACAACGTCAACACCCGCCAGGCCGAGGGGATCACCGGCAGCGGCAACCAGGTGCTGACCCTGGCATCTGCCGACGGCACCCGTGAGGCGTTCGCCCTGTGGCTCCTGGACTCCGGCCGCTACGCTCCCGAGCAGATCGCGGGCCAGGACTTCGAGGGATACCCCGACTGGGACTGGCTCCGCCCCGACCAGGTGGGCTGGTACCTCTCCACCTCGCAGGAGCTCGAGCGGCGCAACGGGGCCCTGGTCCCGGGCCTGGTGTTCCAGCACATCGCCCTGTGGGAGCACCGCTTCGCATGGTTCGCGTCCGTGGATTCCCGCACCGACGCCGATCACGAGCGCGCCGTGACCAAGCACCGGATCGAGGGGGAGCGGAACGAGGAGGAGTGCCCCGGGCCCGTGAACTCGGGCATGTTCGCCGCGATGCTGCACCGCGGGGACGTCAAGGGCCTGTTCGTCGGCCACGATCACGCCAACAGCTACGTCGCGGACTACTACGGGATCCTGCTCGGCTACGCGCCCGCGACCGGCTTCGCCCCCTACGCGCTCGACGGCGAGGAGCAGCACCGCCTGCGCGGTGCGCGCGTGTTCCACCTCGACGAGAACGTCGAGGGCGTGCTCGCGGGCACGGAGCTGCGCCTCGCCGCGGACTACGGCATCGACCTCACGCCGGAGCCCCGCCCGGGCGAGCCCGCGGACTTCCCGGACGGGGTGCGCTGA
- a CDS encoding predicted hydrolase or acyltransferase of alpha/beta superfamily (PFAM: alpha/beta hydrolase fold), producing MTALRRTDRPLRLRLLLAGLLACALIAGYLVGAGRAAPIGHWRSDEGRTAYLEAYEAAFAEMPDPSEVRDIRTGFGIVRVYRFEGAGPARHPLMVLPGTASGAPVMADNLPSLLEIGDVYAMDLLGEPGRSVQERPLTSDADKAAWLAQVLAALPEEQFHLLGLSIGGWTVTNLALHHPERAASLILLDPVQTFDDIPAGTALRSIPAAFPWMPRSWRDSFSSYTAGGAPVEDVPVARMIEAGMKNYRMVQPAPTRIAPEQIGTLQVPVLAILAGQSVMHDPPTAERTARASLAEGRIEVLPEASHALNGEHPDEIAALTGEFLAEVEER from the coding sequence GTGACTGCGCTGCGTCGAACCGATCGTCCGCTCCGACTCCGGCTGCTCCTCGCCGGTCTCCTGGCCTGCGCGCTGATCGCCGGGTATCTCGTGGGCGCAGGTCGCGCGGCGCCGATCGGCCACTGGCGCTCGGACGAGGGGCGCACCGCATACCTCGAGGCGTACGAGGCCGCCTTCGCGGAGATGCCGGATCCCTCGGAGGTCCGTGACATCCGCACGGGCTTCGGGATCGTGCGCGTGTACCGCTTCGAGGGCGCGGGGCCGGCCCGCCATCCGCTCATGGTGCTGCCCGGCACGGCCTCGGGCGCCCCCGTCATGGCGGACAACCTCCCCTCGCTGCTGGAGATCGGTGACGTCTACGCGATGGATCTGCTGGGCGAGCCGGGTCGCAGCGTCCAGGAGCGCCCCCTCACCTCCGACGCGGACAAGGCCGCCTGGCTCGCCCAGGTCCTCGCCGCGCTCCCGGAGGAGCAGTTCCACCTGCTCGGCCTCTCGATCGGCGGATGGACCGTCACCAACCTCGCCCTGCACCATCCCGAGCGGGCCGCGAGCCTGATCCTGCTGGACCCCGTCCAGACGTTCGACGACATACCTGCCGGCACGGCGCTGCGCTCGATCCCCGCCGCCTTCCCCTGGATGCCGAGGTCGTGGCGCGACTCCTTCTCCTCCTACACCGCAGGCGGAGCACCGGTGGAGGACGTCCCGGTCGCTCGCATGATCGAGGCCGGGATGAAGAACTACCGGATGGTCCAGCCCGCCCCCACCCGGATCGCGCCCGAACAGATCGGCACCCTCCAGGTGCCCGTGCTCGCCATCCTCGCCGGGCAGTCGGTGATGCATGATCCGCCGACCGCAGAGCGGACCGCCCGCGCGTCGCTGGCGGAGGGGCGCATCGAGGTGCTCCCCGAGGCCAGCCACGCCCTCAACGGCGAGCATCCCGATGAGATCGCGGCGCTCACGGGCGAGTTCCTCGCCGAGGTCGAAGAGCGCTGA